Within the Gloeocapsopsis sp. IPPAS B-1203 genome, the region TTTGGGGGGTGGGGTTCTAGAGCCGTTTGTAATAATTTTGGGTGGGGTTCTAGAGTTATTTGTAATATGTTACAAACTTGGGTATCTGGAAGTTTTAGCGTCGAGCGTGGAATTGCTATAGCCCAACTTTAAAATAAGTTGATTCTCATAACAGCTCTATATCTAGGGGACTAATAGCAAAAAGCGTGCTTTAAAATCCTGTACATGGGTACTGTAGATTTTGTAATAGGTTTTGTAACGATCGCCAAAAATTAGCCAGGAATCAGAGCGCTCGACTCATGACGTTCCGAGCAACCTTCTAGAAGCCTTCGTCGGACGAGTAAGATCAAGAATTTAATGCAAAAGTTCGTTCCAAAATTTCTTGGTTTTCACTTGTCAGGGAACGCTTTTCGTTCTCAATTAGAGAAATTAAGCCTTGGCTGAGTCCGCTAAGTGCGGATAATTTTGGCTGACTCCAACCTTTTTCCTTTCTACGAGCTTTGATTTGGGCACCAGTGAGAGTATATTTTGTCTGGGCTGGTAATCCTACTGGTTGTATTTCAGGCTCGCTAGTTCGTCTAGGAGCGATCGCATCTTTTTTCCAACTTTCTGGAGGATCGATCCATAGCTGTGCTGATAGAAGTTGGTCGAAGAATCCTTTCGGTCTGCTCGGGTTGCTGCGCCCAAAACCAGGAGGTCGCAACTGTGGAGAGTAGGTTTCTGGGTGAAAGTAAAGTTGCCAACCTTTGTCGTGCAGGGCTAACAAGTCCTCGTCCCAACTATTAGCAAGTTTTTTACGAAGTTGGCTATCTTGTCTTGCCGCTTCAATTCTTTGAGAGCCGTAGGCAATTTCCATCAAAGTCTGCGCTACATGATGATTCTGCCGATCAATTTTAGATTTGAAGAGCAGCCACACCATCAATCGGGCGGCACCTTCACGATGTTGCCAAAGGCTCATAATATCCTCCAGCAATGCTTTAGATAGTTCGCCGCACAGACAGTAAGCACTAATATCTCTACGTCCTTCATCGTTGAGAAAGTACTTTGCCCATAGCCCAGCTCGAACAGTAAAAGTGATGCCTGTTAGCTCTTTATTACCAAATAAATCTTGTTGATAGTGGTAACGAATTCCTAATAAATGCCAAAGCCTACCTTCCTCTACAGTAAACCCTTTCGCTTTGCCTTGAGCGGGCCAGGAAACATAAGTTGTAATTTTGCAAGGTTGTTGGGCGATTTCTTTAATTAGTGCTAACTTTTGTTGTCGGTTTTTATCGGTACGTTTTTGAAGACCGAGATAAGCTTCGATTTGCCGATCGTCTATGACGAGTTCCTGTTCCCAAGGGCGATCCAACTGCGTAGCATGGGCAGCATAAATCAGGTGCATACAAGCTGCTCGAATGTCAAAAGTATCAATGACAGCTAGAGCCGCAGCACCTGCTAGTGTTGCTGGATATTCATGTTCCAGGTCTTCCGTTACCCAAAACAGGACTACTCCCTTACCATTTTCAACATCTTTGGCGTAGCACAGCTTACCATTGGGATCGGCGCTCCAAGGCAAATCCTTCCTCTGCGTCAGGATACTACTTGCTCCCCAAATTGGCATTGCTGAAGCCATACTGGTTGTTGTTGAATTGACAAAGAGATCGGGACTAGTTTGAGGTCTATCTGTAAGTTGACGTTGCTTTTTGCTATCCTGTTTCTGAGCCACTTGCCGAGTGGACCGCGTGCGGCGGGTTCCACCTTTAGTAGCTAATTGCTTCGGCTTGCTGCCAGGTATGCTTTTACGCACCATCTCCATTCTACTCCTCAACTTACACATGACTGTAGTACCAATCGCCAGCTACAAGGTATTGCCTTGCTTGTCCGCCACTTACCTTTAACTGCTACGTAGATTTCCTCTACTCGCCAAGAGTCGCCAGTCGCCTATAGGTGGCGGTAACGCTTGTCTAATTCCAAGCTGTAAACTCGTCGAAGCTTTTTACAAACGCTATTATCGTTTGGTTTCCGCATCAGTTTTGCTCTCTTGAGAAGTGCAAAGTCGTCAACGGAGCTATTCGATCTGGGGATAAGATTGGCGAGCTTGTTTCGCTCCTATTCAATTCAGAAGCCGCGTCACCTTGTTGGGGGACGAGTTGCTCGGTTGTTATAGAATCATCTGCTAGCCCAGAAGCTACTATGGCTCTGTCATGGTTAGCGTTGAGGTCAGCCTTTCCTAGGTCAGCTAGGATGAGTGAGTGAATATACTTCTCAATAGTTAAATTATTGGTAGAATAAGCCCTTTGTTGCACAGCTTCTGCCAATTGGGCTGGAAGATAGACAGTATATTGAACGAGCGGTTTATCGCCTTTTCCAAAATCTGCTTTATGGTTGGAGATGGTATGCTCTTGCCAGTATTCGCATTCAAGCGCTCGTTGAACTCCATCTTTTTCTACCATGTTGAGAGTGCCGTGCTGGTAGCAATAGATGGTTTGGTTATCAATAGATTCTCCCCTCCAATGACAGTTCCAGCAACTTTTACAGGGGTTGTCCTTGTCTGCGCGATCGCTTGCTGCTTTGCCCCGATTACCGCTCGAAGAAGACAACTCCTGCTCGTCCGCTTCTGTAGATGCTGTTACACTCGGACTAGGAAGTTGCTGATCGGACTTAAGCAATGCAATCCCGCGTTTGACCGACAGTTCCCCTGAAGCAATTTTATCTATGACGTATTGGCGTTTCTCAACTGATTCTCGTATGACTCTATAAGCAGCATTTATGCTCTGCTCGTTGAGGATCAAACGGAGTGCTGCCGCCTGCTTGCAATCGTCCAAACCTATTGATTGATCGATCAGCTCCACTACCTTGGCAGCTTTAGAGTAAGTCACCCCCGATCCAAGTCCTACCCGTTGTGCAATGCGATCGCGAACTCTGCCAAAGTCATTTACCAGAGTGGAAAAATTTTTCCACTCTGCTCTAGCCGTATTGTTGTTTTGGGTAGCTAATTTTCGCGCTTTAGCTAACTCTGACTCGATACTTTCCCAAGCCTTGCCTTCTCTTACTTTCTGCTCATTGGTCTTCTGGCGGCTAGCATTCTCTAATAGTAGTGCTTGTAGTTCTGCCAACTCGTCCGGAAATTCTCTCTCTACACAGGGTACAGTTTCAAGGCCGAGTTTTATTGCAGCTTTCCAACGCCGATGACCGCTGATAATAATACTTGAAGGAGTAACAACTAAAGGTTTAATCCATCCACTGCAAGATATCAAATCAACCAAATCAGAAACGTCTTCATCATCGCCGTAAATGCTAGTGTTGCGGGGGTGTGGCTTTAATTGATCCAGGGGAACCAATTTATGAAATATTGACTCTAACTCCTGCTTTGGTTCTCTCACCTTAAAAGCTTTAGTTTATGCAAGTGTATAGTTTATAATGCATTATACATTTATTAGATGGAAATGTAATGCAACGCAAACTTGTGAACTGATCGATCTTTGTCACAAAATAGAAATACGTAAATTCACGTAAAGCACGAACTAGTCTCTGTGGAAAACCGCCAATACCGACTGATAGAGTTAATTGAGTCAATGTTGAGTTCCGGCTGGAACCAAACCAGCTTGAGTAGAGCGATTGGTGTGTCTCAGCCGACGATTGGGCGTTGGCTTGCTGGTAAAAATCTTCCAGAGCCAAACTCAAACAACTTCAAAGGACTGGCACGAGCAACTGGCGGCACGGCTGAATCGCTCTTACTCTACCTAGACAGCGAGGTTTCTCTCGACGAATACCTATCTAGTGGCACAAAATACAGCCGCACGCCCGAACAAATCAAAGCTGATATTCTTAGACTAGACCCAACAGAAATTGCTGCGGTAATAGCTTTCTCAGCCGAAGTCTTAGCTAAAAAGTTTCAATATCCCAACACTGATGCCGTAAGCCAGAACTTACATTCAACTGACAATAAGGTTCCAGCGTGAAGTACCCCGCACTATGCGCTAAGCGCACGCTACGCGAACGTAAAAATACGTGCAGGGCTTCCTGACCTCACCCAAAGAAAGCGGGTGATGCCCAGTCTTACAACAGGCTGTTCGGCGTGAATTTCCCCTCTTCCAGAGGTATTTTTGATTCAGAAAAGAGTATCAGGTTGAGGGCAGCATTTGTGTCACGCTCCCAAAAGCTCTTGCATTCTGGACACTCCTATTCACGAGTAGCAAGAGTTAGATCCTCCTTGATGTAGCCACAGTTAAAACATCTTTTGGAACAGGGGAAAAATCTATTTAGATAGCGTATTTCACAACTGTAGATATCCCCTTTATATTTCAATATTGTGAGGAAGTTTCCCCAGGATACATTACTGCGACTTGGGGTCTTCCCGACAGGAATGATAAAGTCTAATATCTGTCTTTTAGGCGGCTGGGCATCATATACTTCTTGGCTTCTCTAGTAATTATGCTCTGTTGCTGTTTCTCCTAGCGTCCTATCTTGGCATCTAAGGCTCGAACCTTGCTTAGATTTTTACAGTTGTTGAGCTGTAACATAGTCACCGCCAACTAGCTCAACTCAGTTTCTTGAGAATATTGAGGCGCTTGCGCGATCGCTGCTTCACGATGATGCTCGAAACAACGGGTTATGCATACAACTTGCTTTAGCTGGGCGCTACCGCGCAAGCGCTCTTAGCAGTTCTAAATTTATCTACTCCATGACTTCAATAGTGAAAACGGGTTCAACAAACGGTCAGCCTAAGCGTTCCCAATTGCCTATATCTATCATGTCTCAGTCTCTCAAAGGGCTAAGTTTACTAGCTGCAAAAATTTGGAGACAGCTTTCTAGGGCTGAAACCCTGGAAGAAGAAGTTGAAATTTTAACTCAGCTGTGGCAAGTTCAAGACGATCGAGAAGCTGCCATTGATGCTCAGGCAGAGTTAGCCGATCAAATTGACGCTGAGATTGCAGCCGTGAAAGCTAGGATGGAGCATTTAGTCAGTATTCACACCAAAGAGCTTGCTCGGCTCGTCCGTTGGCGAGAAAACCTGGATACTACCATCCTGCGTTTGAATGAATCAGGGCTAGTTAGCAGTGAGGCAGCAGGACAGTCTCGGCGAATCCGAATAAAACTCAATCCACCTGCGTGTGAAATCCTCAACCTAAATGAAGTACCTCCAGATTACATCACCGTGAAGGTAGTGGAAGAGCGCAAACCAGATAAAACCAAAATTAAAGCAGCTTGGAGTAAAGGTACTCCAGTACCAGGGACTCGCGTGGAACGCAGGCGCAGGGTCGTCTACGAGATTGCCCCGACCAGCCTAGAGCAGATCAAAGGTGAGGTTCAATCCGTAGCTAAACATTCTCGGCGCTAGGCTGCCCGTTACCTATTACTCATTCCCCATTCAATGTGGGTAGCGCCTATTGAAGCTGTTATGTACCAATTATTTGATTGGATCTACCACAATTAAGGGCAGCGATTGATGCTTTCTACAAACCAACCGTTCCGTGGCAGGCGTTTCGCTTTTCCAACCCTGGACAGCCGACTGTTGCCGATTTGCTCAATGGAGGCGATCGCCTCCAAATTAATTGGGCTTAAAGGGACACCCAGACACAAGATGGTGTCTTTGCCGCTTCAGCCTATCGTTGTGCGCCAGGTTGTGCTGTGCATCTACGAGCGATCGGTGCGTGCGGTGGGCGATCGCTTGCGGCTGCCTCTATCCTGATGACATACACGAAGTCTGGTGTATTCAATATCCCCAACTTTATCAGGAGTGGGAAATTCGTAAACAGCATCGGTTGGGGTACAAGTTTAATGTTAAAGTTGGCGATGCCAAGAAGCGAACGAAGTGGAGTCCACCATTCGTAGTCGTCAACGAACGAATATTGTCACACGTTCATGGAGTAACTTCTGTTGAAGATTGCGAAGTCAAAGTCGTGGAGAAATTTACTCAATTGCAGCAGATAGAGTTGTGGAGTGCTATTTAATTGCTCTAGTCAAAGAAAACTTGAGCTTAGACTATGTTATGCCAAAGAAATAGTTTGCTAAAGCTGTTGACCGAGCTTGTAGTTAGTTATTGTCGGTCAATCTTTGTAGTGAAATCTGCAAGCGAGAAAATCAATTTGAGTACTGCCGACTAGATAGATCAGCCGATGTTCTAAGTCAATTCGGCGCGACCAAACATCTGCATCCAAGTATTTTAATGGTTCTGGTTTACCAATTCCTTGAAACGGGTCTGCCATCACAGCCGTAACCAGATCTAAAATTTTGGATGCTTTTTTATATTCAGTCTTGAACCACCAAGCCAAGTCTTCCTTAAATTGCGAGCTGAATCCAGGACTGCGCTGAATCGGTAGCGGAGTTTCCTCTGATTCATGCTTCTTTCTCTTCGCTGCCAATTCCCAACTCCTGCCGTAGTTCT harbors:
- a CDS encoding helix-turn-helix transcriptional regulator, whose protein sequence is MVRKSIPGSKPKQLATKGGTRRTRSTRQVAQKQDSKKQRQLTDRPQTSPDLFVNSTTTSMASAMPIWGASSILTQRKDLPWSADPNGKLCYAKDVENGKGVVLFWVTEDLEHEYPATLAGAAALAVIDTFDIRAACMHLIYAAHATQLDRPWEQELVIDDRQIEAYLGLQKRTDKNRQQKLALIKEIAQQPCKITTYVSWPAQGKAKGFTVEEGRLWHLLGIRYHYQQDLFGNKELTGITFTVRAGLWAKYFLNDEGRRDISAYCLCGELSKALLEDIMSLWQHREGAARLMVWLLFKSKIDRQNHHVAQTLMEIAYGSQRIEAARQDSQLRKKLANSWDEDLLALHDKGWQLYFHPETYSPQLRPPGFGRSNPSRPKGFFDQLLSAQLWIDPPESWKKDAIAPRRTSEPEIQPVGLPAQTKYTLTGAQIKARRKEKGWSQPKLSALSGLSQGLISLIENEKRSLTSENQEILERTFALNS
- a CDS encoding siphovirus Gp157 family protein, with product MSQSLKGLSLLAAKIWRQLSRAETLEEEVEILTQLWQVQDDREAAIDAQAELADQIDAEIAAVKARMEHLVSIHTKELARLVRWRENLDTTILRLNESGLVSSEAAGQSRRIRIKLNPPACEILNLNEVPPDYITVKVVEERKPDKTKIKAAWSKGTPVPGTRVERRRRVVYEIAPTSLEQIKGEVQSVAKHSRR
- a CDS encoding helix-turn-helix transcriptional regulator — translated: MENRQYRLIELIESMLSSGWNQTSLSRAIGVSQPTIGRWLAGKNLPEPNSNNFKGLARATGGTAESLLLYLDSEVSLDEYLSSGTKYSRTPEQIKADILRLDPTEIAAVIAFSAEVLAKKFQYPNTDAVSQNLHSTDNKVPA
- a CDS encoding Txe/YoeB family addiction module toxin, coding for MAAKRKKHESEETPLPIQRSPGFSSQFKEDLAWWFKTEYKKASKILDLVTAVMADPFQGIGKPEPLKYLDADVWSRRIDLEHRLIYLVGSTQIDFLACRFHYKD
- a CDS encoding ParB N-terminal domain-containing protein, whose amino-acid sequence is MREPKQELESIFHKLVPLDQLKPHPRNTSIYGDDEDVSDLVDLISCSGWIKPLVVTPSSIIISGHRRWKAAIKLGLETVPCVEREFPDELAELQALLLENASRQKTNEQKVREGKAWESIESELAKARKLATQNNNTARAEWKNFSTLVNDFGRVRDRIAQRVGLGSGVTYSKAAKVVELIDQSIGLDDCKQAAALRLILNEQSINAAYRVIRESVEKRQYVIDKIASGELSVKRGIALLKSDQQLPSPSVTASTEADEQELSSSSGNRGKAASDRADKDNPCKSCWNCHWRGESIDNQTIYCYQHGTLNMVEKDGVQRALECEYWQEHTISNHKADFGKGDKPLVQYTVYLPAQLAEAVQQRAYSTNNLTIEKYIHSLILADLGKADLNANHDRAIVASGLADDSITTEQLVPQQGDAASELNRSETSSPILSPDRIAPLTTLHFSREQN
- a CDS encoding zinc ribbon domain-containing protein, with translation MLDFIIPVGKTPSRSNVSWGNFLTILKYKGDIYSCEIRYLNRFFPCSKRCFNCGYIKEDLTLATRE